From the genome of Rhododendron vialii isolate Sample 1 chromosome 10a, ASM3025357v1:
cccctctTTCCTATTCCACTACTCCACACACCTCACTACCTTCCAAAATTTCCCTATAAAATGCATCCAAGGAAACCCACCAAACCTCCAcccttttcattcaaattcctTCTCATCGCCATGgcctccctcctcttcctctctctcctcctttttctctctctctcctccgccgtccgccaccaccaccacaacaaccaTCCTCCATCCCCACCCACCCACTCCCTAGCCTCGGTCCCGCCCGAAATCCACCAGGCATGCACCGCCACCCGGTACCCCGACACGTGCGAGACCTCCCTGGTCCAGTCCAACCACGTGCCGCCCAACCCCACCCCGACCCAAATCATCCAATCCGCCATCTGGGTATCCTCCAAAAATCTCGAAACGGCCCAGTCCATGGTCCGGGCCATCCTGGACTCGTCCGCGGGGAATCTCAACCGCACCACCGCGTCCAAGAACTGCTTGGAAGTCCTCCACAATTCCGAGTACCGGATCAATTCGACGGCCGAGATCCTCCCGCGCGGCAGGACCAAGGACGTCCGGGCGTACATGAGCGCGGCCCTGCTCTTCCAGTACGACTGCTGGTCCGCTCTCAAGTACGCGAACGACACCGACAAGGTGAACGAAACGATGGCGTTTCTGGACTCCTTGATGGGACTGACGAGCAACGCGCTCAGCATGATCAGGTCCTACGACATATACGGAAACGAGACCGGCTCGTGGGCGCCGCCAGTCACGGAGCGGGCCGGGTTCTGGGAGGGGTCGGGCGGCGGGTCCGGGTTGGGATACGACGGCGGGCTGCCCTCGGGTTTGACGGCGGACGTTACAGTGTGCAAGGGGAAGTGTGATTACGGGACGGTGCAGGAGGCGGTGGATAAGGCGCCGGAGAACTTGGTCGGGAAGCGGTTCGTGATAGGGATCAAGGAAGGGGTGTATAAGGAGACCGTTAGGGTGCCGTTAGAGAAGAAGAATTTGGTGTTTTTGGGGGATGGGATGGGCAAAACCGTCATTACGGGGTCGCTGAATGTCGGCCAGCCTGGGGTTTCCACCTACAACAGTGCTACAGTTGGTAAGTGAACGAATTTATTTCACTAAAATATTTGTTCATGAAtaatgattttcgcactttttttttttattagttcactcatttttttctcttttatagtgaaaaaataaactccaaaGCAGTGTTTTAAAGAAAGAATTAATCGGCAGCGATTAATCGGTGACGGGTTTATCTAATTAGGTTTGATTAACGATTAATCaccaattactaattaatatgcaccgattaatacGATTAGTCCTTGAAGGTGGTCGACCACCTGATTAGCACCTAGCGAAAAAAtgaactattttaaaaaaaaaaatttaaaagagtGTTAAAATTATTTCCATTATTCAAAATTCAACGaaagtacattttttttcccgttatATCATAGTCGTATAGTTTCGCTAATATTTATGCCGATATGTTAACAATGTGAGATATTTTATGTACACAACTTGTCAACACAACAAACCCAAGGATGTAAACACAATCAACGGTTCAGAAAATTTTCGAGTAGCATCCCACCTTGGTGGATAgattagaaaaaatattttttgaatttttgtaaatatatttCACCGTGACATTAAATGTTATGGAAGTTCTTTTGGTCCTTTAATATTGTTTCCGTTTGCAAAATCATGGAAATGATGTAGGATTACCAAAATCTAATTTTATGAAATCCTTCCTTATGCATGCttgaaacaattaaaaaggGATTATCTTTATGCATAATTGGCATATATTGGACATTCCAAGAGGAGATGATCTGCGTGTAGTTTTTCGATCTAGATTTTCAGTTTGtaacattttttgaaatgcgTAATGGTTTTGGCAACTCATTTTCTCTATGGGCAcgttattttgaatttttgttcttGTGAAACTGTTTCATACTTGGTAAATTCACATAAACCaagacaaattaaaataagtatgGTGTAGTAAGGGCCCCTTTTgcctaattttttaattaacaaCTTTTTGACACTtactttttgattgttttttcttAATTGTCTATATTTGGGTATAATTTTTAAGTCATGTCATTCATCTCAACAGAGGctatcaaaaaagtataaaaatatatatctcaAAGTTGAAAAAACTTAATATAAGAGTGTGTTAGATACACTAAAAGGCGGTATTTCTTGGAAATAGTTGGCTTGTTTGGTGTTTAATTTTTCATGTTTTAATTACAAAGATATATATGTagaatttcaaaaatccatatCCATTTTgtttagcttcttctttttatttattatttttttcagtgattttgacatttttcaaattgttggaattgattttgacactctctaAATTTTGGGGAATGccaaaatctatttttatttttgtttagaaaAAACAGTATTTCTGACAAtgttttttccccccttctaTTTTGACAGAAACTTTTCATTGTACAGTTTGTGTTAAACAGCTAGtaatcaaacaaagaaaatctCTTTTCCCAAAGTAATCATTGCTTTGATTGGTTTAACATTGGAACGTTGACAATATGGATAGAAGGTAAATGTCAGTTTGACTGACGCTGACATTTATGATTAAAATCTTCCTCTAATGGAAACATGCATTACTCTTGAAATCCggctattattattattttgagaATGCATAACTTTAAAAGCAATTTTATCTACTCCATTAAATTGTTTCTATTTTGGTCTCTATCATATTCGATCTGATTCCCTCCTATATTCGATATTGTTCTGAAAATCACAAGtttgctaataaaaaaagaaagaaattaagttCGATGATGCATTCTTATATACTTCTGTTTTGAACACTTGccaaaagttacaaaaagtTTGCTCGctatcaaaaaattcaaaaaaaatttccacaaattaaaaaaactcaatGATATCTAgttacttttgaattttttaagagttttttttttttttaaacatgaaTGTGTTCTTTTTAAGTTTTCGCTTTGCGTAATTAACAAACTTTTTAGGGGGCATGGagtaacattttttttgtttttttttaaatcatggaGTAATATTATTAACGCCCcgtttttgctatttttttcaTCTATAACTTATCGTCAAAATTAAAGTTCTTTCTCTTACATTAAAACTTTTTCCTACatccatttttccttttgacCTCTCCCCTTTATTTCTCCTATAACTTATTAGAAACAATTTGACTACAAAGATTCCATAACTTTTACCTTAGCGGAAACTCTACTAAGTTAAAAAGATTATTGCTTTgactatttttcctttttcctctcTTACTATGATAAAGTGGAGTTGGAACTTCTTTTTATATTAGTATTGAATAGGATTTTTCAATCGGACTAATTTACGCGTCTCCAATTTATTGGGACCAGGTTGGAAAAAGATACTTGTGGATTGATGGGTGTGTgtcattttctaattggggGTGCCTGTTGCCCCTTATAGCATGCATGTTAGGCCAATCTGGACTGTCCATTACCGAGCATGGACGCTCCAGATTAGCCCAACACGCACCCCG
Proteins encoded in this window:
- the LOC131303794 gene encoding probable pectinesterase/pectinesterase inhibitor 51; the protein is MHPRKPTKPPPFSFKFLLIAMASLLFLSLLLFLSLSSAVRHHHHNNHPPSPPTHSLASVPPEIHQACTATRYPDTCETSLVQSNHVPPNPTPTQIIQSAIWVSSKNLETAQSMVRAILDSSAGNLNRTTASKNCLEVLHNSEYRINSTAEILPRGRTKDVRAYMSAALLFQYDCWSALKYANDTDKVNETMAFLDSLMGLTSNALSMIRSYDIYGNETGSWAPPVTERAGFWEGSGGGSGLGYDGGLPSGLTADVTVCKGKCDYGTVQEAVDKAPENLVGKRFVIGIKEGVYKETVRVPLEKKNLVFLGDGMGKTVITGSLNVGQPGVSTYNSATVGVLGDGFMASGLTIQNTAGPDAHQAVAFRSDSDLSVIENCEFLGNQDTLYAHSLRQFYKSCKIQGNVDFIFGNSASIFQDCLILVRPRQLQPEKGEKNAVTAQGRTDPAQTTGFVFQNCVVNGTNDYMALYYKNPKVHKNFLGRPWKEYSRTVFIECNLEALVTADGWLPWSGDFALETLYYGEYKNSGLGATLTGRVSWSSQIPAGHIYSYSVENFIQGKEWIPTSSS